A genomic region of Dermochelys coriacea isolate rDerCor1 chromosome 18, rDerCor1.pri.v4, whole genome shotgun sequence contains the following coding sequences:
- the KLHDC7A gene encoding kelch domain-containing protein 7A, which translates to MTKGAQVSRDWQSDMQLTGKLAFSAAALLLLTLAYRFYKSRPSSSEIRKADHGTGQRGKAGSGRGGAEETPQGLRYRQVNSNGVRPSSRKGNQSAHLGGTVALGTQGPQSTPPREDQRLPKGEEEKKEKGKEACQLVAESQPDKKQPVSEGEGQSPGVVPIAGPVATADGAEQETPVAGTETGGKRNVCGLASKRDSSVDDSGDVTSQQSGFSISLRHNPCSTQPGNAAALTAADRSTPNTEEEEEAGDMSESLVWKQEACIGQERIQTLTATSDMGLAINQSDKRSEASYTFSSVAKIQVEENYIKERQPREEKPRQSTSSATSLRGKVYDYYVQSTSQSVLKEWPCSYTGSLYDPNKIHEERSEYETWLHVSTPQEPARESAVGDEDRALPTANTPPISPSLLPSRHPTESGEPTDWGGASDPDSSFSPAQKTAEPECRVGRKESFHQIADNPELQVQMEGFGALTPAGRRFDLSTPPASPLHSGSIVSQVESFHSLQPHASNEPRVELVAGANFFKVPLSLQSDVDIHLDLGNCFDVLCMAKKQKVDSLQEAAYKVMSDNYLQVLKNPSIYGRLNARERELILLRRMKGRKYVTVADVSTQEGSLHTSRLCYYDNEGDLWHPLSYLPVEAVSRGCAVCSMFNYLFVVAGCEGVGQHQKPSNRVFCYNPLTNIWQEICPLNQARPHCKLVALDGCLYAIGGECLYTVERYDPRQDRWAFTAPLPNDTFAVAHTATACDGEIYVTGGTLRYMLLRYVSRSDSWKVSITSGSKDRTTEMVTAGGFIYRFDLNRSMGISVYRCSPKAKLWYECATKCMPFPPCFQCAVVENLVYCISRQFNIRFLADYVSPRFGVKELQLFPSPRGTLFPVVLVLPDRGMVQTRV; encoded by the coding sequence ATGACCAAGGGGGCTCAAGTCAGCCGGGACTGGCAGTCAGACATGCAGCTCACTGGGAAGCTGGCATTTTCCGCAGCGGCTCTACTCCTATTGACTTTGGCTTATAGATTCTATAAGTCCCGGCCATCCAGCAGCGAGATCCGAAAAGCTGACCATGGAACAGGGCAGAGAGGAAAGGCTGGATCCGGAAGGGGAGGTGCAGAAGAAACGCCACAGGGACTCAGGTACAGGCAAGTCAACAGCAATGGGGTGAGGCCAAGCAGCCGCAAAGGGAATCAAAGTGCGCACCTGGGTGGGACGGTGGCGCTAGGAACACAGGGCCCACAAAGCACACCACCCAGGGAAGATCAAAGGCTGccgaagggggaggaggagaaaaaagagaagggaaaagaggcTTGTCAGCTGGTCGCTGAATCACAGCCAGACAAAAAGCAGCCAGTTTCAGAGGGAGAGGGTCAGAGTCCAGGTGTGGTCCCGATTGCGGGGCCGGTGGCGACAGCAGACGGTGCAGAGCAGGAGACGCCGGTGGCAGGAACAGAAACCGGGGGTAAGCGTAACGTTTGCGGTCTGGCAAGCAAACGGGACAGCTCTGTAGATGACAGCGGGGACGTAACCTCACAGCAATCTGGGTTTAGCATCAGCCTCAGGCACAATCCTTGCAGCACCCAACCAGGAAATGCTGCTGCGCTCACAGCAGCTGACAGATCCACCCCAAACaccgaggaggaagaggaagcaggAGACATGAGTGAGAGTTTGGTTTGGAAGCAGGAGGCCTGCATTGGCCAGGAGAGGATTCAGACCCTCACTGCTACATCAGACATGGGCTTAGCTATCAACCAAAGCGATAAGAGGTCTGAGGCCTCTTACACTTTCTCCTCTGTGGCAAAGATACAGGTGGAGGAAAACTATATTAAAGAGAGGCAGCCCAGGGAAGAAAAGCCGCGGCAGTCCACATCCTCTGCTACTAGCCTGCGAGGCAAGGTCTATGACTACTATGTCCAGTCCACCTCGCAGTCCGTGTTGAAGGAGTGGCCTTGCTCGTACACCGGCTCACTCTACGACCCCAACAAAATCCACGAAGAGCGAAGTGAATATGAAACTTGGCTGCACGTGTCTACACCCCAAGAACCAGCCAGGGAGTCGGCAGTGGGAGATGAAGACCGAGCATTGCCAACAGCAAACACCCCACCCATCTCTCCCAGTCTCCTGCCTTCCAGACATCCCACAGAGAGTGGGGAGCCTACAGACTGGGGTGGTGCATCTGATCCGGACAGCTCTTTCTCGCCCGCGCAGAAGACAGCTGAACCAGAATGCAGGGTGGGCAGGAAAGAGAGTTTCCACCAAATTGCAGATAACCCCGAACTTCAGGTGCAGATGGAAGGGTTTGGGGCTTTGACGCCAGCCGGCAGAAGATTCGACTTAAGCACTCCCCCTGCTAGTCCTCTCCACTCCGGATCCATCGTTTCCCAGGTGGAATCATTTCACAGCCTCCAGCCTCATGCAAGCAATGAACCCAGAGTGGAACTTGTTGCTGGTGCCAACTTCTTCAAAGTCCCATTAAGCTTGCAGTCCGACGTGGACATCCACCTGGATTTGGGGAACTGCTTTGATGTCCTGTGCATGGCCAAGAAGCAGAAAGTGGACAGTCTCCAGGAGGCAGCTTATAAAGTCATGAGCGACAATTACCTCCAGGTCCTGAAGAACCCGTCTATTTACGGGCGCCTCAACGCCAGGGAGAGGGAGCTGATCCTCCTGAGGAGGATGAAGGGCAGGAAGTACGTCACTGTGGCAGACGTCAGCACTCAGGAGGGGAGCTTGCACACCAGCAGGCTCTGTTACTATGATAATGAAGGAGACCTCTGGCATCCGCTGTCCTATTTGCCAGTGGAGGCGGTTTCTAGGGGGTGCGCCGTTTGCAGCATGTTCAATTACCTCTTTGTGGTGGCTGGCTGCGAAGGGGTGGGCCAGCACCAGAAGCCTTCCAACCGGGTCTTCTGCTACAACCCCCTGACCAATATCTGGCAGGAGATCTGCCCACTGAACCAAGCCAGGCCTCATTGCAAGCTTGTCGCCTTGGATGGGTGCCTGTATGCAATTGGGGGAGAGTGCCTCTATACTGTGGAGAGGTACGACCCCCGCCAGGACCGGTGGGCCTTCACCGCGCCGCTGCCCAATGATACCTTCGCCGTCGCCCACACCGCGACGGCGTGCGACGGGGAGATTTATGTGACCGGGGGCACACTGCGCTATATGTTGCTCCGGTACGTCAGCCGGTCGGACAGCTGGAAGGTCAGCATCACCAGCGGGAGCAAGGACCGGACCACGGAAATGGTTACCGCCGGGGGCTTCATCTACCGCTTTGACCTCAACCGCAGCATGGGCATCAGTGTCTACCGCTGCAGCCCTAAAGCCAAGCTGTGGTACGAGTGCGCCACCAAATGCATGCCCTTCCCACCCTGCTTCCAGTGTGCCGTGGTTGAGAACCTGGTCTATTGCATCAGCCGCCAGTTCAACATCAGGTTCCTGGCTGATTACGTCTCGCCACGCTTCGGAGTCAAGGAGTTACAACTTTTCCCTTCCCCCCGAGGGACCCTCTTCCCTGTCGTCCTGGTGCTGCCAGACAGAGGCATGGTGCAAACAAGGGTCTGA